A single Cyprinus carpio isolate SPL01 chromosome A6, ASM1834038v1, whole genome shotgun sequence DNA region contains:
- the LOC109091059 gene encoding regulator of G-protein signaling 4-like yields MCKGLAALPATCLKSAKDIKHKIGFLLQKPDPPQDQKTLKEKEKEKVTVVNRVPIAEIEKWKTSFNNLIKNEDGLKAFASFLQSEYSQENIEFWDACEDFKQTSVDKMNVKARKIFERYVEVDSSSEVNLDSATRELTRKNLERCDSSCFEEAQSKIFTLMEKDSYRRFLKSKLFLELSHPLLDNKPCSLEKKGKRHVSDYSQCLPSYA; encoded by the exons ATGTGTAAAGGGCTCGCTGCCCTCCCAGCAACATGCTTGAAAAG CGCCAAAGACATAAAGCATAAGATTGGCTTCCTGCTTCAAAAGCCAGATCCACCTCAAGATCAGAAGACtctgaaggagaaggagaaggagaaggtcACTGTGGTCAACAG AGTCCCTATTGCTGAAATTGAAAAATGGAAAACATCATTTAACAACCTGATTAAAAATGAAG ATGGTCTGAAGGCTTTCGCTTCCTTTTTACAGTCTGAGTACAGTCAAGAGAACATTGAATTCTGGGATGCCTGTGAAGATTTCAAGCAGACATCAGTGGACAAGATGAATGTGAAAGCTAGAAAGATATTTGAGCGATACGTTGAAGTCGATTCCTCTAGTGAG gtgaattTGGATTCGGCCACCAGAGAACTCACTAGAAAGAATCTGGAAAGATGTGACTCATCCTGTTTTGAGGAGGCTCAGAGCAAAATCTTTACCCTAATGGAAAAGGACTCATATAGGCGCTTCCTGAAATCCAAATTGTTCCTGGAACTGTCTCATCCACTGCTGGACAACAAACCCTGTAGTTTAGAGAAGAAAGGAAAACGACACGTTTCTGACTACAGTCAGTGCTTGCCTAGTTATGCCTAA